GAAAGTGCGCacattttggaaataatttGTTGAAAATCCTTCAGTGGGGAAagtgtgaaaacatttttttaactaccaAAACCTGAATTCCTGAACAGTTTCCATTAAATAATCACGAGGGAAAAGAGATACCTGCTTAGACATTGAAGTCAGTAGAGTGCAGAAGCATTTtaacaaaactaaaacacaTGAGCCACAAAGTATTATTTTCTAACAGAACTATCTCACCTATGGATGATGATTGTGGACTGATGAGGAGATCCTCCTGAACCTGCTCACTTCCTGGCACCGTCTGTTGATCACTGAGTGAGCTCTGGGAGGCACTGACAGGGTGGGAGGATGCCTCTTGGACCTCCTCGTCACTGAGGCGCTCCACTTTCACCCTCACATCATCTTCCTCAGCTGGCACAGGTGGTGACACTGCCTTGGAGCTTTCACACGTCAAAAAGTCACTTAGTCGACGACCAACCGCCACTTCAGAAGTAACTGTTGCCGCCTGCTCCTGGCACCGGGGGCTCTCTGGGAGCTTTGATTTGTCCGAGTGGAATCTCCTATCAATGCCGAATGGGAATGTCCAGGGAAAGGCCAGGGAGGATTCCACAGGATGCGCTGTGCTGTCTGAAAACGAAGGGGACGGATTGGGGACTTGTGGGGAGGTAGTGACCATCTGTGTAGTACATTTGAGTGGACTCTCAGGGGAAGCCATCGTTACAAAACTCTTGCGTTTCCGGCGAGATTCACGGCAAACGGGAACGTTTCTCTCTATCACACTACAGTCAGATGACACAGGTGACACGCTGCCATCAAGTGGCGTTAGGGCACAGTTTGAAGAGGCACTCTCAGGTGCTGATTCAAGGGGTTTGCCTGCTGGAAGtgtgttgttgctgttgctACTTGGACTCCATAGAATACTGGACTTCATGAACTCTGAACACGTACTTGCTACAGCAAACATCTGCATGTAACTCGCAGCTGCAAGGACATCGATAATATTTTCTGTGCTGATGGAGAGCGTAGATGTGTAGGCGTATTCCAGCAAAGGAGCAAAGCCACTAACTGTCACATGGTGAAGGTCCAACACAAACTTGTCCTCCTCCTCGGGCCGACCCAACAGTTTGGAACGGAAGAATTCACTGCAGCAAGCCAAAACCACTTTATGGGCCAGGAAATGTTTGTCTTGCACCCTGATGGTAACATCACACAAGTGACCTTGGTTACGCAAAGTGTTGAGCTTCTCGAGCATCTCCTGGCTGTGGGATGTCGAGCAATGGGTAAAGGTTTTGACTCCCATGTTACTCAGCTTCTGAACATGTAGAGGAAAATGTGTCCtacgaaaacaaacaaagtattTAGTACACAATTTTATAGAGGGTTACTACTTTCCAGAATTATATTAGATTCTTTATGTCACTTGCTTGTTAAATTTATGAGCCGCATGCCAGTAACAACCTTAAAGTCGAATGGCCACACAGTCCGGTAAGCCGCATGTATTACTTATACAGTATAGTGATGCCGGTAACATGtgtcagtattaaaaaaaaaaaaaaaggataaaaagttcagaattccagcttttattttaCGGTATTTAAGTCtagatgtgttaaacaactgttgggtctgatattacagatccccttagttactgaccgtgcaccaaggaaaaaggaggcagaagctgttgctttgttttattgcaaccgcggctgggagaggagaggaggcgcgagaccttaactcacgctcggctccttccgactctctctcctcccccggccacctcgtcgcttttattacagttaagtttcagtttcgtttcatacgtcatggaaaaatacaaaacattagagaaagttgagcggcgcctctaaacgacagttgataataataaaacacaaaaatatatacaggatattctttaaaatacacataatgttaagactactgttttaagcaacttcacattccctcctgttgtggatttaaaaggatatcagtaaatactaaaacaattaagttttctcagtattacttcattaatagattcacaacatttgaaccattctcaggaaatggcgaaaacccttaacttaaagggaaaaattccataactcccccaccgcacggtgacgagaacctcttggtctgagaatggaactggatttgaagttaggaaaacacaataagatgagggtcacacttttgtgtcggtctccacagtgtcaacataatcctctacgcgtagtaagttatattgatacatctgggccacgaacatacgggcgactaatctcttagacattgggacaatacagcaagaacaaataacacataataagataaacattataatgatcaaagtccaaacaatgtctgaaaaagggtcatcttctcctttgttcttcttcttttttgacaagaatcagggggtaatcccttatctgagttcggtgacctttttgcagtgactctggtggatccacgtctctctctcagcgattttgagagcggtgggtgtggtcaggagaacaacgaatgggccgtcccagcgtgggctcgaccatgttttcctttttatcaccttcaccaacaccaggtcacccggggtcaccgtttcctgtgcaggaggaagagaggtagagggcagatcatttgctcttgacacagtccgttctttaaacaagtcacataaccatttagtcagtggatctgcctctcctgttttgtctgaccatggctgattttaaatggatggccatattgtcaacgatggtatttacaaaatggctaccgttatcactccacaagactcgtggaatgccatgttctggtattatgtgtttacaaatagctttagctactgtgagggcgtttggatgttttgaaggaacaagttcaacccatttagttagtgagtctactaacactaaacagtacttgtgctgaccacttttgtgtagttcaataaagtccatgtgtaaaacttcaaatgggtaggagcccactgggcatttccctctctgtggtcttaagtttccctgagcattgtgacgacaacacaccatacatgacctacaaaaagttttaaaataggtttgtaagccctgtggtattgtcattgtctgttctaccatagataccatccctcctgttgagacatgggacttgccatgactcaatgtggctactgcgtggaacagactgcgggggatgactggtcggtcttctttgtggtagaggccttctggggtgagttcaatgttcatcattttccatagtgttttttctttgtctggagcgttgttttgcatgtcaattagtacttgttttggaatgttgttgtgttgttgtgtttctttgtggttggcgagcatgacgatctttgttttgtcttggcctgcttgcttggctgccaaatctgcttttgcatttcctacagaaacggcgtcttttgctgaggtgtgagctttgcatttgcatactgctattttggagggtagcagtacagcggccaaaaggtcagtgagtaatttggcgtgttgaacaggttttcctgttgatgttttcattcctcgtcgagcccacatggcggcaaagatgtgcaatgtcgagtgggcatattggctgtcggtccaaattgttactgctttgtctttgaataatttacatgcttctgttagcgcgatgagttctgctgcttgtgctgacagatttcctattaatcgtccgctcttcagtgtcttttgttgtgtgaccactgcatagcctgtgttggtgttgcctagttcatctttgcttgaggaaccatctacaaacactgcttctccttcttgtaagggtgtgtctaacaaatctcttcttggtttgcagatttcctcggtggcttctgtgcaactgtgtggtgtcccatctgtctccactgggaggagacttgcaggattgagagtgctgcatctcttgatggtaagatggggttgggacaacagtacagctgttaggccaagatgtcttgctggtgagagaaatgacatctttgtttgagtcaaaagaacatctactgagtgtgttactagtagagtggtgggatggaacaacaccaattcggcggatgcttggacagccattgctgcggcacacactgcttggacacactggggcagggctctggcgacagcatcaagtttctttgagtagtaggccactggtcgcatttgtgtaccatgttgttggagtaggacggatgtcatgaatccgtctttgcagtccactgtttgggtaaacagtttcttgtagtcgggtaggcccaaagggcctgtgcttgtgatggtctgttttatctgattgaacttgtcattagctattttcgtccatgtgatgggatcggccagggcgatgtcttcttggtaaattaaatccaccagtggttgcgttatttcggcgatgtccagaacccatagacggcaaaagttcactaggcctaggaaggccatcatctgtcttttggtctttggtttgggggcatcaaggatagcttgtttccgatcaggggttagttttcttccttctgccgatatgatgtgacctaagaaaactacttcggtctgagtccactgtagtttggtcag
The genomic region above belongs to Vanacampus margaritifer isolate UIUO_Vmar chromosome 5, RoL_Vmar_1.0, whole genome shotgun sequence and contains:
- the zbtb44 gene encoding zinc finger and BTB domain-containing protein 44 isoform X2 codes for the protein MGVKTFTHCSTSHSQEMLEKLNTLRNQGHLCDVTIRVQDKHFLAHKVVLACCSEFFRSKLLGRPEEEDKFVLDLHHVTVSGFAPLLEYAYTSTLSISTENIIDVLAAASYMQMFAVASTCSEFMKSSILWSPSSNSNNTLPAGKPLESAPESASSNCALTPLDGSVSPVSSDCSVIERNVPVCRESRRKRKSFVTMASPESPLKCTTQMVTTSPQVPNPSPSFSDSTAHPVESSLAFPWTFPFGIDRRFHSDKSKLPESPRCQEQAATVTSEVAVGRRLSDFLTCESSKAVSPPVPAEEDDVRVKVERLSDEEVQEASSHPVSASQSSLSDQQTVPGSEQVQEDLLISPQSSSIGSMDEGVSEGLPSIQSTSNAGGHAEDDERLEGIQYPYHLYIGPSARPGTNGPDRPFQCPTCGVRFTRIQNLKQHMLIHSGIKPFQCDRCGKKFTRAYSLKMHRLKHEVISSCPTT
- the zbtb44 gene encoding zinc finger and BTB domain-containing protein 44 isoform X1: MGVKTFTHCSTSHSQEMLEKLNTLRNQGHLCDVTIRVQDKHFLAHKVVLACCSEFFRSKLLGRPEEEDKFVLDLHHVTVSGFAPLLEYAYTSTLSISTENIIDVLAAASYMQMFAVASTCSEFMKSSILWSPSSNSNNTLPAGKPLESAPESASSNCALTPLDGSVSPVSSDCSVIERNVPVCRESRRKRKSFVTMASPESPLKCTTQMVTTSPQVPNPSPSFSDSTAHPVESSLAFPWTFPFGIDRRFHSDKSKLPESPRCQEQAATVTSEVAVGRRLSDFLTCESSKAVSPPVPAEEDDVRVKVERLSDEEVQEASSHPVSASQSSLSDQQTVPGSEQVQEDLLISPQSSSIGSMDEGVSEGLPSIQSTSNAGGHAEDDERLEGIQYPYHLYIGPSARPGTNGPDRPFQCPTCGVRFTRIQNLKQHMLIHSGIKPFQCDRCGKKFTRAYSLKMHRLKHEGKRCFRCQICSATFTSFGEYKHHMRVSRHIIRKPRIYECKTCGAMFTNSGNLIVHLRSLNHEASELANYFQSSDFLVPDYLSHVQEEEEEEEVLGVQYELEESQHHPAYAGSTPTSTTTAASSSSSIQTPVISQVSSSTQNCESSPGFLSPDSMDPLEAPASFKMHAGGTIALAEETKMDNREGCSSPEVFDQEHYRGQNIPAKELASITIE